The following are encoded in a window of Psychrobacter sp. P11F6 genomic DNA:
- a CDS encoding PhoH family protein, translating into MSRRIKFESLTPAQLKTVLGEYNNHMKYIQQRLDIKIMQRQGDFCLSGDISNVERGERIIYKLVDEAQNTKDISAAELHLIIQSSISRDEDMEADEQLADDEDNLSPASDFTPTSLRTRNGKIVPRGGNQQRYVKDILSSDVSFGIGPAGTGKTYLAVACAVDMLERNEIERILLVRPAVEAGEKLGFLPGDLTQKIDPYLRPLYDALYEMIGVEKVGKLIEKQVIEIAPLAYMRGRTLNNSFVILDEAQNTTPEQMKMFLTRLGFGSRAVITGDITQVDLPRGHKSGLAQAMEILSGIEEIHITKFDSKDVVRHQLVQKIVEAYDVYDEEQVALEEKRKFERRKEQERKQVIANAASKL; encoded by the coding sequence ATGAGCCGCCGTATAAAGTTTGAATCATTGACACCAGCACAGCTCAAAACCGTACTTGGTGAATACAACAACCACATGAAATATATCCAACAACGCCTCGATATCAAAATCATGCAGCGTCAAGGTGACTTCTGTTTGAGTGGCGACATATCGAATGTCGAGCGCGGTGAACGTATTATTTATAAACTGGTAGATGAGGCACAGAATACCAAGGACATTAGTGCAGCGGAGCTACATCTTATTATCCAATCGAGCATTTCTCGTGATGAAGATATGGAAGCGGATGAGCAATTGGCAGATGACGAAGATAACTTAAGCCCAGCCAGCGACTTTACGCCTACTAGCCTGCGTACTCGAAATGGTAAAATTGTACCGCGCGGTGGCAATCAGCAGCGCTATGTTAAAGATATTTTATCCTCCGATGTGTCATTTGGTATTGGTCCTGCCGGTACAGGTAAGACTTATCTAGCTGTCGCTTGCGCTGTCGATATGCTTGAGCGTAACGAAATCGAGCGTATTTTACTGGTGCGTCCGGCGGTAGAAGCTGGTGAAAAACTGGGCTTTCTGCCAGGTGACTTGACGCAAAAAATCGATCCCTACTTGCGTCCATTATATGATGCGCTATATGAGATGATCGGCGTTGAAAAAGTGGGCAAGCTGATTGAAAAACAAGTCATCGAAATCGCACCCCTTGCCTATATGCGCGGTCGTACGTTAAACAACTCGTTTGTCATCTTAGATGAAGCGCAAAACACCACGCCTGAACAGATGAAAATGTTTTTGACCCGTTTGGGTTTCGGTTCACGAGCAGTAATTACAGGTGATATTACACAGGTCGATTTGCCACGTGGTCATAAGTCAGGCTTAGCGCAAGCAATGGAAATCTTAAGTGGTATTGAAGAAATTCATATCACCAAGTTTGATTCAAAAGATGTGGTACGTCATCAATTGGTACAGAAAATTGTAGAAGCCTACGATGTTTATGATGAAGAACAAGTAGCGTTAGAAGAAAAGCGTAAGTTTGAGCGCAGAAAAGAGCAAGAGCGTAAACAAGTTATTGCTAATGCTGCATCCAAGCTATAA
- a CDS encoding energy transducer TonB, translating into MAYIKDSQSYHFSAQAPKRDVSLPVAIVIAVAVHAIIIFGIGFSMGKDPAAMMQDVAKALTDNMQPNEDAHFIANASQEGGGTVEEQLRQENDQISPLSAEQISETQDVISLQRQVRQQHYQESYLRTTLSWRQASVESDNDSKQAQDDMMAQEERLRKQIATLETQLSQRQQVYATKSKVVTVDSNSTTRGAAADYINTFREHVERIGNLHYPMQARAQGITGEVRLMVIISSDGNIKAIRLLESSNSTLLDEAAKQSVRQAAPFGKFTKDMEDIVELRLIRTYRYSDKVDVTY; encoded by the coding sequence GTGGCCTATATCAAAGATTCACAAAGCTATCATTTTTCCGCGCAAGCACCTAAGCGGGATGTTAGTTTACCAGTGGCTATCGTTATCGCTGTGGCCGTACACGCCATTATTATTTTTGGTATTGGCTTTTCGATGGGCAAAGATCCTGCAGCAATGATGCAAGATGTGGCAAAAGCGCTAACCGACAATATGCAGCCAAATGAAGACGCTCACTTTATTGCTAATGCCTCCCAAGAAGGTGGCGGCACAGTGGAGGAGCAATTAAGACAAGAGAACGACCAAATCAGCCCATTGTCTGCTGAGCAAATAAGTGAGACGCAAGATGTGATTAGCCTGCAGCGTCAAGTCCGCCAGCAGCATTATCAAGAAAGCTATCTGCGTACCACCTTAAGCTGGCGTCAAGCGAGCGTGGAGTCTGATAATGATAGCAAGCAAGCACAAGATGATATGATGGCGCAAGAAGAGCGTCTGCGTAAACAAATTGCTACTTTAGAGACACAGCTGTCTCAACGTCAGCAAGTCTATGCAACCAAATCAAAAGTCGTGACGGTCGATAGCAACTCGACGACGCGTGGTGCCGCGGCTGATTATATTAATACCTTCCGTGAGCATGTCGAACGCATTGGGAATTTGCATTATCCCATGCAGGCACGGGCTCAAGGTATCACGGGCGAAGTGCGCCTTATGGTCATCATCAGTAGTGATGGTAATATTAAAGCCATACGTCTGCTTGAAAGCTCCAACTCCACATTACTAGATGAAGCAGCAAAGCAGTCGGTGCGCCAAGCAGCACCCTTTGGTAAATTCACCAAAGACATGGAAGATATTGTTGAGCTGCGTTTGATACGTACCTATCGTTACAGCGATAAAGTGGATGTTACTTATTAG
- a CDS encoding mechanosensitive ion channel family protein, whose translation MEFLGFTIDVANLTSNALSLVIKVALAILIFVVGRWLAKKAVTVAHKMMLRSRLDDTVANFLGRLIYGVLLVVVALAALSKVGVQTTSVVAILGGAAVAIGLSLKDQLSNFAAGIMIVTFRPFVRGDYVQISSYTGTVTEITLVNTHLTTINNHDIIIPNSDITTSAVTNYTALPNRRVDITVGIGYDADIKTAKNVMLNLAKNNPLAFTDPEPIVRVTNLGDNSVDLTLNIWTTNADWWTMQCDLLEQFKYALDDEKIDIPFPQRNVHVKGLDQMINQMSQAQKLPMTKD comes from the coding sequence ATGGAATTTTTAGGTTTTACAATAGATGTTGCCAACTTAACCAGTAACGCATTAAGCTTGGTCATTAAAGTTGCGCTAGCGATATTAATATTCGTCGTAGGTCGCTGGCTTGCCAAAAAGGCAGTCACCGTTGCTCACAAAATGATGTTGCGTAGTCGCTTAGATGACACCGTTGCGAACTTTTTAGGTCGTTTAATCTACGGAGTGTTACTGGTCGTGGTTGCATTAGCTGCCTTGAGTAAGGTTGGCGTACAGACCACCTCAGTCGTCGCTATATTGGGCGGTGCCGCAGTAGCCATTGGTCTGTCACTAAAAGATCAGTTGTCTAACTTTGCCGCTGGCATCATGATTGTGACGTTTCGCCCCTTTGTGCGCGGCGATTATGTGCAAATCAGCAGCTACACAGGGACCGTAACAGAAATCACTTTGGTCAATACCCACCTAACGACGATAAACAATCACGATATCATTATCCCAAATAGTGATATTACGACTTCAGCCGTGACGAACTATACGGCGCTACCCAACCGCCGTGTCGATATCACGGTCGGTATTGGCTATGATGCCGATATCAAAACTGCCAAAAACGTGATGTTGAATTTGGCAAAAAATAATCCGTTGGCCTTTACAGACCCTGAACCTATCGTACGCGTCACCAATTTGGGTGATAACTCAGTAGACTTGACGCTCAATATTTGGACAACCAATGCTGACTGGTGGACCATGCAGTGTGATTTGCTGGAGCAATTCAAATACGCCTTAGATGATGAAAAAATCGACATTCCATTCCCGCAGCGTAATGTCCATGTCAAAGGACTGGATCAGATGATTAATCAGATGAGTCAAGCACAAAAGCTACCGATGACCAAAGATTAG
- the nuoN gene encoding NADH-quinone oxidoreductase subunit NuoN, whose amino-acid sequence MNDITMNDLMGLLPYAPIIAVVITVLVVMIAIAIKRSHMVTGTITVVGLNIGLFTLIGQMTGMVNSGTLVPNAEQLFVIDNFAQFNMVIIFICALACCTLSYAYLANLKDNKEELYLLMLLSTIGALLMVSAQHLASFFMSLEMLSIPLYGMLSYTYMRNRSLESGLKYLVLSATASATLLMGMAFIYAEVGSLAFKPISMVLGDVFESPLLILGAAMMMFGIAFKLSAAPLHMWTPDVYEGAPAPIATFLASVSKVAMMGLAVRFLIDTSLLALPSVQMLLMVMATLSILIGNLLAVRQTSLKRLLGYSSIAHMGYVLIVIVSIGAAADSISSMYMAVYALTSIGAFGVVTLMSSPYRLSGEADELTHYQGLFWRRPVLTAVMTIMMLSLAGIPLTAGFITKLFAILAAVQGTNWFLAAMIILGSAIGLFYYLRVMLTLFKRPKQFIEFDVSSQWAMRTGGIMVIAVTAMIIFFGILPNSMIEWASLARIW is encoded by the coding sequence ATGAATGATATTACGATGAATGATTTGATGGGATTGTTGCCTTATGCGCCAATCATTGCCGTCGTTATTACGGTATTGGTGGTCATGATTGCCATCGCAATTAAACGCTCACATATGGTGACTGGTACGATAACGGTCGTCGGCTTAAATATTGGTCTGTTTACCCTCATTGGGCAAATGACAGGTATGGTAAATAGCGGTACTCTTGTGCCTAATGCTGAGCAGTTATTCGTGATCGATAACTTTGCTCAGTTTAATATGGTGATTATTTTTATCTGTGCATTGGCTTGTTGTACGCTCTCTTATGCGTATTTAGCCAACCTCAAGGATAATAAAGAAGAGCTATATTTGCTAATGTTGCTATCGACGATTGGTGCTTTACTGATGGTCAGTGCTCAGCATTTAGCGTCATTCTTTATGAGCTTAGAGATGCTGTCTATACCGCTATACGGCATGCTGTCATATACCTATATGCGCAACCGCTCACTCGAGTCAGGGCTGAAATACTTGGTGCTATCAGCGACGGCATCGGCGACATTGCTCATGGGTATGGCATTTATCTATGCCGAAGTAGGCTCGCTCGCCTTTAAGCCAATCAGTATGGTATTAGGTGATGTTTTTGAGTCGCCACTTCTGATACTTGGTGCGGCGATGATGATGTTCGGTATCGCCTTCAAACTCTCTGCTGCGCCGCTTCATATGTGGACACCAGATGTTTACGAAGGCGCTCCAGCACCAATCGCTACCTTTTTAGCATCGGTATCAAAAGTAGCCATGATGGGCTTGGCGGTTCGTTTCTTAATTGATACGTCTTTATTGGCATTGCCATCGGTGCAAATGCTGTTAATGGTCATGGCAACTTTATCTATTTTGATCGGTAACTTATTAGCAGTACGTCAAACCAGCCTCAAACGCCTATTGGGTTATTCATCCATTGCCCATATGGGTTATGTGTTGATTGTCATCGTCAGTATCGGCGCGGCAGCGGATAGTATCTCTAGTATGTATATGGCTGTTTATGCATTAACCTCTATCGGTGCCTTTGGTGTTGTGACCTTGATGTCGAGCCCTTATCGTTTATCTGGTGAGGCTGATGAGCTGACCCATTATCAAGGGCTGTTTTGGCGTCGTCCCGTATTGACTGCGGTTATGACTATTATGATGTTGTCATTGGCGGGTATTCCTTTGACGGCAGGCTTTATTACCAAGCTATTTGCGATATTGGCAGCGGTACAAGGAACTAATTGGTTCTTGGCAGCGATGATTATCTTGGGTAGTGCGATCGGCTTATTCTATTACTTGCGCGTGATGCTCACCCTCTTTAAACGTCCGAAACAGTTCATTGAGTTTGACGTTTCTAGCCAATGGGCGATGCGTACTGGCGGGATCATGGTTATTGCGGTGACCGCGATGATTATCTTCTTTGGTATCTTGCCAAACAGCATGATTGAATGGGCAAGTCTGGCACGTATTTGGTAA
- the nuoL gene encoding NADH-quinone oxidoreductase subunit L — MSLLPLTFIFPLVGFLILAFMRDKLTEQVAAIVGVGSMLLSALCTLIVSYTFLTNNPAGTVIEIPLWTWFQVGDFAPSFGLSFDGLALTMTGVITGIGFLIHLFAAWYMKGDTGFARFFSYMNLFVASMLLLVLADNLFLLYLGWEGVGICSYLLIGFYYHDRANGLAAMKAFTVTRVGDVFLAFGLFLLFREFGTLNIQEIITRAPEVFDINNPTMMLTTMMLVGGAMGKSAQLPLHTWLADAMAGPTPVSALIHAATMVTAGVYLIARLHPLFELTPGILLYWVGGVGALTLVVAGFCALAQTDIKRILAYSTMSQIGYMFLALGVGAWQGAIFHLMTHAFFKALLFLSSGAVILAVHHEQNIFKMGGLRKKIPLVFWCYIVGGGALAAIPWVTVGFYSKEAILWESYATGHMVLFYMGVFGAFLTALYTFRMIWIIFFGEEKTHAHKLSGVSYWLPLSVLLVLSTAVGAFITPPLQGVLPESVGHLLEVAGQAHGKHTAEFIAMGAMAAGLILAALLYVVDKGRMLTRFKHSRVGGALYHWCYHGLGFDALYDVIFVKPFLFIGRLFKADPIDKAWLVLPKLASAGNKVLSATQTGSLRGYAASFGLGMAVLLVLVMMTVV; from the coding sequence ATGAGTTTATTACCATTAACCTTTATATTCCCGCTCGTTGGCTTTTTGATTTTAGCCTTTATGCGCGACAAGCTAACAGAGCAGGTGGCAGCGATTGTCGGTGTCGGTAGTATGCTGTTATCAGCACTATGCACGCTAATCGTTAGTTATACTTTTTTGACCAATAATCCAGCAGGAACGGTCATAGAGATTCCGCTGTGGACATGGTTCCAAGTCGGAGATTTTGCCCCAAGTTTCGGTCTGAGTTTTGATGGTTTGGCACTGACGATGACGGGTGTCATCACTGGGATTGGCTTTTTAATCCATCTCTTTGCCGCTTGGTATATGAAAGGTGACACTGGCTTTGCCCGTTTCTTTAGCTATATGAACTTGTTCGTCGCCAGCATGTTATTGCTAGTCTTGGCAGATAACTTGTTCTTGCTTTATCTTGGCTGGGAAGGCGTTGGTATCTGTTCGTACTTACTGATCGGTTTTTATTACCATGACCGCGCCAATGGTCTTGCAGCGATGAAAGCCTTTACGGTGACGCGCGTAGGTGATGTATTCTTAGCCTTCGGTCTGTTTTTGTTATTCCGCGAATTCGGTACGCTTAATATTCAAGAAATTATTACTCGTGCGCCAGAAGTGTTTGATATCAACAATCCAACGATGATGTTGACCACCATGATGTTGGTTGGCGGCGCGATGGGTAAATCAGCGCAGCTGCCATTACATACATGGCTTGCTGATGCGATGGCAGGTCCGACGCCAGTATCAGCGCTTATTCACGCGGCAACGATGGTCACGGCAGGTGTTTATTTAATCGCTCGCTTACATCCATTGTTTGAGCTGACCCCTGGTATTTTATTATATTGGGTCGGCGGCGTAGGGGCGTTGACGTTGGTCGTTGCTGGATTCTGTGCACTGGCACAAACTGACATCAAACGTATTCTTGCTTATTCAACGATGAGCCAAATCGGCTATATGTTTTTAGCACTCGGCGTTGGCGCGTGGCAAGGCGCTATCTTCCATTTGATGACCCATGCTTTCTTTAAAGCCCTGTTATTCTTATCATCAGGTGCGGTTATCCTTGCGGTACACCATGAGCAAAACATCTTTAAGATGGGCGGTCTACGTAAAAAGATACCGTTGGTATTTTGGTGCTATATCGTCGGTGGCGGTGCCCTTGCGGCGATACCTTGGGTCACGGTCGGTTTTTACTCTAAAGAAGCGATTCTTTGGGAGAGTTATGCAACCGGTCACATGGTTTTATTCTATATGGGTGTATTCGGTGCTTTCTTAACCGCGCTTTATACTTTCCGTATGATTTGGATTATTTTCTTTGGTGAAGAAAAGACCCATGCACACAAATTATCAGGTGTGTCATATTGGCTGCCACTTAGTGTGTTGCTCGTATTATCAACGGCAGTGGGCGCATTTATTACCCCGCCATTACAAGGCGTCTTGCCAGAGAGTGTTGGGCATTTATTGGAAGTCGCTGGTCAAGCGCATGGTAAGCATACGGCTGAGTTTATCGCCATGGGTGCGATGGCAGCAGGCTTGATATTAGCGGCGCTATTATATGTGGTGGATAAAGGTCGCATGCTCACCCGCTTTAAGCACTCACGTGTTGGTGGGGCGCTATATCACTGGTGTTATCATGGTCTAGGTTTTGATGCGCTATACGATGTAATTTTTGTAAAACCCTTTTTGTTCATCGGCCGCTTATTTAAAGCCGACCCTATCGATAAAGCGTGGCTCGTCTTGCCTAAGCTGGCATCTGCTGGTAATAAGGTATTGTCTGCGACGCAAACTGGGTCACTTCGAGGTTACGCTGCAAGCTTTGGCTTGGGCATGGCTGTATTACTAGTGCTGGTAATGATGACGGTGGTATAA
- the ybeY gene encoding rRNA maturation RNase YbeY, which yields MSQEKGNNSFDNHDTNERAGDDASLAALDISATSSIDDDILDTFYDRKHLQSVMMAALDYIDGRIKEGLTLPYFLDIDPELWQEKSKVLDIYITDEIEGQALNLEARGKDYATNILSYPSDLPAAIIELMPTLPLGELVICHGVIVREAAEQEKTTAQHISHLLIHGVLHLLGFDHELGQAEQDEMERFEIKILAGLSLPNPYT from the coding sequence ATGAGCCAAGAGAAGGGTAACAACAGCTTTGACAACCATGATACAAATGAGCGTGCTGGCGATGATGCCAGTTTGGCAGCACTGGATATCAGTGCCACCAGTAGTATTGATGATGACATACTAGACACTTTTTATGATCGTAAGCACTTACAGTCTGTGATGATGGCAGCGTTGGATTATATCGATGGGCGCATTAAAGAAGGTCTAACGCTACCCTATTTTTTAGATATCGACCCTGAGCTGTGGCAAGAGAAATCTAAAGTATTAGACATATACATTACCGATGAAATTGAGGGTCAGGCATTAAATCTGGAAGCACGCGGTAAGGATTATGCGACCAATATTTTATCTTATCCAAGTGATCTGCCAGCCGCAATTATTGAGCTGATGCCAACGCTACCTCTCGGTGAGCTGGTCATCTGTCATGGTGTCATAGTACGTGAGGCTGCAGAGCAAGAAAAGACAACCGCACAGCACATTAGTCATTTACTGATACATGGGGTGCTGCACTTATTGGGTTTTGATCATGAGCTTGGACAAGCCGAGCAAGATGAGATGGAACGGTTTGAAATTAAGATTTTAGCAGGTCTCAGCCTTCCAAACCCTTATACTTAG
- the nuoM gene encoding NADH-quinone oxidoreductase subunit M, with translation MIELQQTWMLPALIAIPFIAGLLCWLVERFNKRLPRWIALIGMTLTFVLSLVMWQYGDFSGMSKQVIAPDAAVPWVAEFSVPWIPTFGISFHLAMDGLSLMMVALTGLLGIAAVACSWNEIQRRVGFFHLNLLWSLGGVIGVFLAIDLFLFFFFWEMMLVPIYFLIAIWGHDVVGKTKEYAATKFFIYTQASGLIMLVGILILVIISYAQKGVVSFNYNDLLGTSLGGWEYPIMLCFFIGFAVKLPIIPFHGWLPDAHAQAPTAGSVDLAGVLIKTAAYGLIRFVLPLFPAASQDFAPIAMTLGTIGIFYGAWLAFMQTDMKRLLAYTSISHMGFVVLAIYAGTLLSLQGLMIQMLAHGLSSAALFIMAGQLYERLHTRDLTLMGGMWGQFRYYAPILMFFCAALLGIPGTGNFIGEFMILFGAFAQYPVFVVFATFSLVLAGLYSLILIHRALFGKNNIEAVAMQETKSHGLPTRPLKDLGKRELSLLLMLAAGLVWLGLYPQPFLDTSSHAMQWINNAYIYSQVTQVDASQLLDAMEAR, from the coding sequence ATGATTGAGTTACAACAAACGTGGATGCTACCAGCATTAATTGCAATTCCCTTTATTGCCGGGTTGTTATGTTGGTTGGTCGAGCGCTTTAATAAACGTCTGCCGCGATGGATTGCTCTAATCGGTATGACGTTGACCTTTGTATTGTCGCTAGTGATGTGGCAATACGGCGACTTTAGCGGTATGAGTAAACAAGTCATTGCGCCAGACGCTGCTGTGCCTTGGGTCGCTGAATTTAGTGTGCCATGGATACCGACTTTTGGTATTAGCTTCCATTTAGCGATGGATGGCTTGTCACTGATGATGGTGGCGTTGACAGGATTGCTCGGTATTGCTGCAGTGGCTTGTTCGTGGAATGAGATTCAGCGTCGAGTCGGCTTTTTCCATCTCAACCTTTTGTGGAGTTTGGGCGGCGTCATTGGTGTTTTCTTAGCCATTGATCTGTTCCTATTCTTCTTCTTTTGGGAGATGATGCTGGTTCCTATCTACTTCTTGATCGCTATTTGGGGTCATGATGTGGTTGGCAAAACCAAGGAATACGCAGCGACTAAGTTCTTTATTTATACTCAAGCGTCTGGGCTTATTATGCTGGTCGGCATTTTGATATTGGTCATTATCAGCTACGCTCAAAAAGGGGTGGTTAGCTTTAATTATAATGATTTGCTCGGTACGTCACTTGGCGGCTGGGAATATCCGATCATGCTGTGCTTCTTTATTGGCTTTGCTGTTAAGCTGCCTATTATCCCGTTCCACGGTTGGTTGCCAGATGCGCATGCACAAGCACCAACGGCAGGTTCGGTGGATTTGGCAGGGGTTTTGATTAAAACCGCCGCTTATGGTTTGATTCGTTTCGTGTTGCCGTTATTCCCAGCAGCATCACAAGATTTTGCGCCGATTGCGATGACCTTAGGTACGATTGGTATCTTCTATGGTGCATGGCTCGCCTTTATGCAGACCGATATGAAGCGTTTGCTGGCTTATACCAGTATCTCGCATATGGGCTTTGTGGTATTAGCAATTTATGCTGGAACTTTACTCAGCTTACAAGGTCTGATGATTCAGATGCTGGCACATGGCTTAAGCTCAGCAGCGCTATTCATCATGGCAGGGCAGTTATATGAGCGTCTACATACGCGCGATCTAACCTTGATGGGTGGTATGTGGGGTCAGTTCCGTTACTACGCACCGATACTGATGTTCTTCTGTGCCGCGTTGCTCGGTATTCCGGGGACAGGTAACTTCATCGGCGAGTTCATGATTTTATTTGGTGCTTTTGCTCAGTATCCAGTATTTGTGGTCTTTGCAACATTCAGTCTGGTACTAGCAGGGCTATACTCGCTTATTTTGATTCACCGTGCACTATTTGGCAAAAACAACATCGAAGCAGTCGCCATGCAAGAAACCAAGTCACATGGTTTGCCTACGCGTCCATTAAAAGATTTGGGCAAGCGTGAGCTGTCATTGTTATTGATGCTCGCTGCAGGTTTGGTCTGGCTCGGTCTATATCCACAGCCGTTCCTTGATACTTCAAGTCATGCAATGCAGTGGATCAATAACGCTTATATATACAGTCAAGTCACACAAGTAGATGCGTCGCAACTGCTTGATGCAATGGAGGCACGTTAA
- the nuoK gene encoding NADH-quinone oxidoreductase subunit NuoK, which produces MGMIPMSHGLILAGILFAIGLCGVMVRRNFLFMLMSLEIMMNATALAFVVAGSRWVDPDGQIMFIFILTLAAAEAAIGLAILLRFYHQRGHLDVDSANEMKG; this is translated from the coding sequence CTGGGCATGATACCCATGAGTCATGGACTGATTTTGGCAGGTATCTTATTTGCCATTGGTCTGTGCGGCGTCATGGTACGACGTAACTTCCTATTTATGCTAATGAGCCTTGAGATCATGATGAATGCAACAGCATTAGCATTTGTGGTGGCAGGCAGTCGTTGGGTTGATCCAGATGGACAGATTATGTTTATCTTTATTTTGACCTTGGCAGCAGCAGAGGCCGCCATTGGTTTGGCAATATTATTGCGGTTTTATCATCAGCGTGGGCATCTCGATGTCGATAGCGCCAATGAGATGAAAGGATGA
- a CDS encoding ferredoxin--NADP reductase gives MSDNIQTVTVLSKTTWTQNLFSFTVSRPDSFKFTAGQFVRLGVNPSQLKYYKQQCAAGNAVANQEQNEKLNEDIFRAYSIVSSPFDEVLEFFSIVIPDGAFTSQLQHLEVGDELLLNTMPFGFLTLARYQKPLPKDLWLLATGTGLAPFLSMLQDLQTWEDYEHIILAYSARSIEELAYIDKIESLQEDFGSLVENPAKLIFIPIVTREPVEGALTERLPKLLLDGTLQERAGIALDVDSTHVMLCGNPDMVEDTKEALKTLGLVMNRRGEGNIAVENYW, from the coding sequence ATGAGTGATAATATTCAGACAGTAACCGTGCTTAGTAAGACCACGTGGACGCAAAATCTATTTAGCTTCACTGTCAGCCGTCCTGATAGCTTTAAGTTTACTGCGGGTCAATTTGTGCGTTTGGGCGTCAATCCCAGTCAATTAAAATATTATAAACAGCAGTGTGCAGCAGGTAATGCAGTTGCTAATCAAGAACAGAATGAAAAACTAAACGAAGACATCTTTCGGGCTTATTCCATCGTTTCTTCACCTTTTGATGAGGTGCTAGAATTCTTCTCTATCGTAATTCCTGATGGCGCATTTACGTCGCAGTTGCAGCATTTAGAAGTGGGCGATGAGCTGCTGCTTAATACCATGCCGTTTGGTTTTTTGACGTTAGCACGTTATCAAAAGCCTTTACCAAAAGACTTGTGGTTGCTCGCGACTGGAACGGGATTGGCACCATTTTTATCAATGTTACAAGATTTGCAGACGTGGGAAGATTACGAGCACATCATCTTGGCTTATAGTGCGCGCTCGATAGAAGAGCTTGCCTATATCGACAAGATTGAAAGTTTGCAAGAAGACTTTGGTTCTTTGGTTGAAAATCCTGCAAAACTAATCTTTATTCCTATCGTTACCCGTGAACCTGTCGAAGGCGCCCTGACAGAGCGTCTGCCCAAGCTGCTGCTAGATGGTACGCTGCAAGAGCGAGCAGGGATTGCCTTGGATGTTGATAGCACGCACGTCATGTTATGTGGCAATCCAGACATGGTGGAAGATACCAAAGAAGCGCTCAAGACTTTAGGTTTGGTGATGAATCGTCGCGGCGAGGGCAATATTGCGGTAGAAAATTACTGGTAG